The following proteins come from a genomic window of Flavobacterium eburneipallidum:
- the pfkA gene encoding 6-phosphofructokinase, with protein sequence MLKTIKKIGVLTSGGDSPGMNAAIRSVVRTCAFHNIECVGIYRGYQGMIEGDFEEMGPRSVNNIINKGGTILKSARSSEFRTPEGRKKAYDNLVKEGIEALVVIGGDGTFTGALIFNSEYKFPVMGIPGTIDNDIYGTSHTLGYDTALNTVVDCIDKIRDTASSHNRLFFVEVMGRDAGHIALNAGIGAGAEEILIPEEDLGLERLLESLQKSKASGKSSSIVVIAEGDKIGKNVFELKDYVETNLPEYDVRVSVLGHMQRGGSPSCFDRVLASRLGVKAVESLLDGVSNFMVGLKNDSVNLTPLSLAIKGKSEIDRELLRVSDIITT encoded by the coding sequence ATGCTAAAAACAATAAAAAAAATAGGCGTTCTAACATCTGGTGGAGATTCCCCAGGAATGAATGCCGCTATCCGATCTGTTGTTCGAACTTGTGCCTTTCATAATATAGAGTGTGTTGGAATTTACAGAGGATACCAAGGAATGATAGAAGGCGACTTCGAAGAAATGGGACCTCGAAGTGTAAATAACATTATCAACAAAGGAGGAACAATCTTAAAGTCGGCACGTTCGTCTGAATTTAGAACTCCCGAAGGAAGAAAAAAAGCTTACGATAACTTGGTTAAAGAAGGAATTGAAGCATTAGTGGTTATTGGAGGAGACGGTACATTTACTGGAGCACTAATTTTTAATTCAGAATATAAATTTCCAGTAATGGGAATTCCAGGAACTATCGATAACGATATTTACGGAACCAGTCATACATTAGGATATGACACTGCCCTAAATACAGTTGTAGATTGTATCGACAAAATTAGAGATACAGCTAGCTCCCACAACCGTTTATTCTTTGTAGAGGTAATGGGTAGAGATGCTGGACATATTGCTTTGAATGCAGGAATAGGAGCAGGAGCAGAGGAAATCTTAATTCCAGAAGAAGATTTAGGATTAGAACGTTTGTTAGAATCACTTCAAAAAAGTAAGGCTTCAGGAAAATCATCAAGTATAGTGGTTATTGCCGAAGGAGATAAAATCGGTAAAAACGTATTTGAATTAAAAGATTATGTTGAGACCAATTTACCAGAATATGATGTTCGTGTATCTGTATTAGGACACATGCAACGTGGAGGTTCACCATCTTGTTTTGATAGAGTTTTAGCAAGCCGTCTAGGTGTCAAAGCAGTAGAATCTTTATTAGATGGAGTATCTAATTTTATGGTAGGTTTAAAAAATGATTCTGTAAATCTTACTCCTTTATCATTGGCCATAAAAGGAAAATCAGAAATTGATAGAGAACTATTGAGAGTTTCTGATATTATAACAACTTAA
- the gap gene encoding type I glyceraldehyde-3-phosphate dehydrogenase produces the protein MSKVKLGINGFGRIGRIVFRESFNRDNVEVVAINDLLDVDHLAYLLKYDSVHGRFDGDVEVKEGKLYVNGRNIRITAERNPADLKWNEVDVDVVAECTGIFTTIETANEHIKGGAKKVIISAPSADAPMFVMGVNHETAKASDLIVSNASCTTNCLAPLAKVINDNFGIVEALMTTVHATTSTQMTSDGPSRKDWRGGRAAAINIIPSSTGAAKAVGKVIPELNGKLTGMAFRVPTADVSTVDLTVKVAKETSYEEIMAVLKKASENELKGILGYTEDAVVSQDFISDKRTSIIDATAGIGLNSTFFKLVSWYDNEYGYSSKLIDLSVHIAGLK, from the coding sequence ATGTCAAAAGTAAAATTAGGAATTAACGGTTTCGGTAGAATCGGAAGAATTGTTTTTAGAGAGTCTTTCAACAGAGACAATGTAGAAGTTGTTGCAATCAACGACTTATTAGATGTAGATCACTTGGCTTACTTATTAAAATATGATTCAGTTCACGGTCGTTTTGATGGCGATGTTGAAGTGAAAGAAGGAAAATTATACGTAAACGGAAGAAACATCCGCATCACTGCTGAAAGAAATCCAGCTGATTTGAAATGGAACGAAGTTGATGTTGATGTAGTAGCTGAATGTACTGGTATCTTTACCACTATCGAAACTGCAAATGAGCACATTAAAGGTGGTGCTAAAAAAGTTATCATTTCTGCTCCTTCTGCTGATGCTCCAATGTTTGTAATGGGAGTAAACCACGAAACAGCAAAAGCTTCTGACTTGATTGTTTCTAATGCTTCTTGTACTACAAACTGTTTAGCTCCTTTAGCTAAAGTTATTAATGATAACTTTGGAATTGTTGAAGCTTTAATGACAACTGTTCACGCTACAACTTCAACTCAAATGACATCTGACGGCCCTTCTAGAAAAGACTGGAGAGGTGGACGTGCTGCTGCAATAAACATCATTCCTTCTTCAACAGGTGCTGCAAAAGCGGTTGGAAAAGTTATTCCAGAATTGAATGGAAAATTAACAGGTATGGCTTTCCGTGTTCCTACTGCTGACGTTTCTACAGTAGATTTAACTGTAAAAGTAGCTAAAGAAACTTCTTATGAAGAAATTATGGCTGTTTTGAAAAAAGCTTCTGAAAATGAATTGAAAGGTATTTTAGGATATACTGAAGATGCTGTTGTTTCTCAAGATTTTATCTCTGACAAAAGAACTTCTATCATTGATGCTACTGCTGGAATTGGGTTGAACTCTACTTTCTTCAAATTAGTATCTTGGTACGATAACGAATACGGATATTCAAGCAAATTAATTGATTTATCAGTTCACATTGCTGGGTTGAAATAA
- a CDS encoding N-acetylglucosamine kinase, whose protein sequence is MRLLVDSGSTKADWIAIDDDGKILFTTQTLGLNPEILHGDEIIERLNDRFDILQNKTEATHLFFYGAGCGTDRMKIELTKVFQEYFPNAAITVHEDTYAAVYATTPKGEAAIVSILGTGSNCSFFDGKILHQKVQSLGYIVMDDCSGNVFGKELIRKYYFNKMPKELATEFEKEYNVDPDFIKSKLYKEPNPNAYLATFAKFLIKHKDTEFCQKIIFKGMKSFVKNYIKQYDNHKEVPIHFVGSIAFYLKDELQITFDKYELQLGNVLRRPIDGLIAYHIANK, encoded by the coding sequence ATGAGATTATTAGTAGATAGTGGCTCAACCAAAGCCGATTGGATAGCAATAGATGATGATGGTAAAATATTATTTACCACACAAACTTTAGGATTGAATCCTGAAATTCTTCATGGTGATGAAATAATCGAAAGATTGAATGATAGATTCGATATCTTACAGAACAAAACCGAAGCAACCCATCTATTTTTTTACGGGGCAGGTTGCGGAACCGATAGAATGAAAATTGAACTTACAAAAGTTTTTCAAGAGTATTTTCCAAATGCGGCTATTACCGTTCACGAAGATACTTATGCTGCTGTATATGCTACAACTCCAAAAGGTGAAGCTGCTATTGTAAGTATTCTTGGAACAGGTTCTAATTGCAGTTTTTTTGATGGGAAAATTTTACATCAAAAAGTGCAGTCACTAGGCTATATCGTTATGGATGATTGCAGTGGAAATGTTTTTGGGAAAGAATTAATAAGAAAATATTATTTCAATAAAATGCCAAAAGAATTGGCAACTGAATTTGAAAAAGAATACAACGTAGATCCAGATTTCATTAAAAGTAAGTTATACAAAGAGCCGAATCCTAATGCGTATTTAGCCACTTTTGCTAAATTTTTAATCAAGCACAAAGACACCGAATTTTGTCAAAAAATCATCTTTAAAGGGATGAAATCTTTTGTAAAAAATTACATCAAACAATATGATAATCACAAAGAAGTGCCAATTCATTTTGTAGGCTCTATCGCTTTTTATCTAAAAGATGAATTGCAAATTACTTTTGATAAATACGAATTGCAATTGGGTAATGTGTTAAGAAGACCTATCGATGGTTTGATTGCTTATCATATTGCTAATAAATAA